A single region of the Thermodesulfatator indicus DSM 15286 genome encodes:
- a CDS encoding THUMP domain-containing class I SAM-dependent RNA methyltransferase encodes MSSQSLYDILAGCSPGLEGVLSSELSFLGVEGKIIPGGVSFKGTLGDLYLANLWLRTASRILLKIGSFKALHFKELVEKASRFPWEIYFSEAKAVKIRVTCRRSKLYHSQAVAERLIKAISLRLGRELTLTREEAAPLLVVRLFKDEVLIRIDSSGGDLFKRGYKVAKGPAPLRENLAAALVLLSGWDKKTPFLDPFCGTGTIVIEAAMLAANLAPGLNRSFSFENWRNFKAELWQELKEKAQKAITPPSGLILGTDWSEKAISASQENARAAQVAPWVKFEKVEISRLKPPATEGFLVTNPPFGERLKEGFVPLKKLSDLFRKGFSPWDLTMIYPRKRLPVFFPFCLKSIAFFDHGGQRVFVFKKQIYD; translated from the coding sequence TTGTCTTCACAAAGCCTTTACGACATTTTGGCCGGTTGTTCTCCAGGATTAGAAGGAGTCCTGTCAAGTGAGCTCTCTTTTTTAGGAGTTGAAGGAAAAATCATTCCTGGAGGGGTTTCTTTTAAAGGCACTTTAGGAGATCTTTACCTTGCTAACCTGTGGCTACGTACAGCTAGCCGTATACTCCTAAAAATTGGAAGTTTTAAGGCCCTACACTTTAAAGAACTGGTAGAAAAGGCCTCTCGTTTCCCCTGGGAAATATATTTCTCCGAGGCTAAGGCCGTAAAAATCAGGGTTACCTGCCGTCGTTCAAAACTTTATCATTCCCAGGCAGTGGCCGAACGTTTAATCAAAGCCATTTCCTTAAGGCTTGGAAGAGAATTGACGCTAACCAGAGAAGAAGCAGCTCCTTTATTGGTAGTGCGCCTTTTTAAAGACGAAGTCCTTATAAGGATCGACTCTTCTGGTGGAGATCTCTTTAAACGTGGTTATAAAGTGGCCAAAGGTCCGGCACCTCTGCGAGAAAACCTGGCCGCTGCCCTGGTCTTGCTCTCTGGCTGGGATAAAAAAACTCCTTTTCTTGACCCCTTTTGCGGGACAGGCACCATCGTAATTGAGGCGGCTATGCTTGCGGCCAATCTTGCTCCGGGGCTTAACCGTAGTTTTTCTTTTGAAAACTGGCGGAATTTTAAGGCTGAGCTTTGGCAGGAGCTAAAAGAAAAGGCCCAAAAAGCGATCACACCTCCGAGCGGATTAATTTTGGGTACAGACTGGAGTGAAAAAGCCATCTCCGCCTCACAGGAAAATGCCAGAGCAGCCCAGGTAGCTCCCTGGGTCAAGTTTGAAAAGGTGGAAATATCTCGCTTAAAACCGCCGGCTACCGAAGGCTTTCTCGTAACTAATCCGCCTTTTGGAGAAAGATTAAAAGAAGGTTTTGTCCCTCTTAAAAAGCTTTCAGATCTTTTCAGGAAAGGATTTTCTCCGTGGGATTTAACCATGATCTATCCCCGAAAAAGATTGCCTGTGTTCTTTCCTTTTTGTTTAAAAAGCATAGCCTTCTTTGACCATGGTGGGCAGAGGGTCTTTGTGTTTAAAAAACAAATTTACGATTAA
- a CDS encoding MBL fold/beta-CASP domain-containing RNA metallo-hydrolase, which yields MGSLTFVGACGSVTGSSYLLESKGKKILIDCGLYQEEDFISFNESFPFSPKDIDYVILTHAHLDHSGRLLELVRDGFRGEILTTKPTIELLDIVLNDRLHLEPHIGLRNLPEKVQELCWAFTYGEMVDIPGDIHFRFQDAGHILGAANVELWCEGKKFVFSGDIGRQGTPIIRDPTPIKEADYVIMESTYGGRHHPPFSLAKRQLKAIVELAQKLRARVFIPSFAIGRTQELLYFFNELVEDGEIKPLPVIVDSPMALKVTKVYARHTELYDEEALDRLARGDRIFSFPLLFSAISREASRRIDELKPPYVVIAGSGMVTGGRIVEHLKRHLSSRKTFVVFVGYQAKGTPGRAILERLPRVKLDHTTVENRARIFRIEAFSAHADHSELLSWLGNFQEKPKRVFLTHGEPAARGKLLKAIRERYDLTVEAPSLNRKFVF from the coding sequence ATGGGTAGTTTAACTTTTGTTGGCGCCTGCGGCTCGGTTACCGGCAGTTCTTACTTGCTTGAAAGCAAAGGCAAAAAAATTCTTATTGATTGCGGCCTTTATCAGGAGGAAGACTTTATTTCTTTTAACGAGTCCTTTCCGTTTTCGCCTAAAGACATTGACTACGTTATTTTAACCCACGCCCATCTCGACCACTCAGGAAGGCTTCTTGAACTTGTGCGTGACGGCTTTCGCGGTGAAATACTTACCACCAAGCCCACCATAGAACTTCTTGATATTGTTCTAAATGACCGCCTTCATTTAGAACCACATATAGGCCTACGTAATTTACCAGAAAAAGTTCAAGAACTTTGCTGGGCTTTCACTTACGGAGAAATGGTAGATATTCCTGGCGATATACATTTCCGCTTTCAGGATGCCGGGCACATTTTAGGAGCCGCTAATGTAGAGCTCTGGTGTGAAGGGAAAAAGTTTGTTTTTTCAGGTGACATTGGTCGGCAAGGAACTCCTATCATCAGAGATCCTACTCCCATCAAAGAGGCTGACTATGTAATCATGGAATCTACTTACGGCGGGAGACACCATCCTCCCTTTTCTTTGGCCAAAAGACAACTCAAAGCCATAGTTGAGCTGGCTCAAAAATTAAGGGCCAGGGTTTTTATTCCCTCCTTTGCCATTGGGCGAACCCAGGAGCTTCTCTATTTTTTTAATGAGCTCGTAGAAGACGGCGAAATAAAGCCTTTACCCGTTATCGTTGATAGCCCTATGGCCCTTAAAGTTACCAAGGTCTATGCCCGCCACACTGAACTCTACGATGAGGAAGCCCTAGATAGATTGGCCAGAGGAGACAGGATTTTTTCTTTTCCGCTGCTTTTTTCAGCGATCTCACGCGAGGCCTCACGACGTATTGACGAACTTAAGCCACCCTATGTAGTAATTGCCGGCTCGGGTATGGTAACCGGAGGCCGCATCGTAGAGCACCTAAAAAGACATCTTTCGTCTCGCAAGACCTTTGTTGTTTTTGTTGGCTACCAGGCCAAAGGCACTCCTGGTCGGGCTATTCTTGAGCGTTTACCAAGAGTAAAACTTGATCACACAACCGTAGAAAATCGGGCCCGCATTTTCAGGATTGAAGCCTTCTCTGCTCACGCTGACCACAGTGAATTGCTCTCCTGGCTTGGTAATTTTCAGGAAAAGCCCAAACGGGTCTTCTTAACCCACGGAGAGCCTGCGGCTCGGGGCAAGCTTTTAAAAGCCATCCGTGAAAGATATGATCTCACCGTTGAGGCCCCAAGCCTTAATCGTAAATTTGTTTTTTAA